One window of Sphingobium sp. HWE2-09 genomic DNA carries:
- a CDS encoding M24 family metallopeptidase, with translation MASTGAIGYPGDDALRMALRQGGPINLERARAVMARHGLDGIVVGDPINVFHVLGYWPQIANTKLGHPPTTFALLPRDPARPTAIVTSDFIYYYSFADGALQPALAPFLFADTNNDGSAEINPQPMWGFTDRTEQAAGEVEHRRRTAMDGVGTGRRFANAGGALAGAMRELGLWEGRIAIDHEVIAAVCERHGRPGSHGPADTILREIRIIKSPLEIALMRRAAQANADAVDAVMASVRAGAGYGELRRQFAIESARRDNQAVFMTVDRVSTELIDSDYIRDGQTLFLDGVGHFQHYHGDYARTVFVGEPLASARRAADAVRTGWNAIREQLKPGLRYSQIVAIGADAVRKAGFDHLVGFGPHSVGLMHSDEPSLDGGGFYRKDDLVLQPNMILSVDCPVVETGLGGSAHVEDLMLITADGAEPIHSISDHLVTV, from the coding sequence ATGGCATCCACAGGCGCGATCGGCTATCCGGGCGACGACGCCCTGCGCATGGCGTTGCGTCAGGGCGGGCCGATCAATCTAGAGCGCGCCCGGGCGGTGATGGCCAGGCACGGGCTGGACGGGATCGTCGTCGGCGATCCGATCAACGTGTTTCATGTTTTGGGGTATTGGCCGCAGATCGCCAATACCAAGCTCGGCCATCCGCCCACCACCTTTGCGCTGTTGCCGCGCGATCCGGCGCGGCCGACCGCGATCGTAACGTCCGACTTCATCTATTATTACAGCTTTGCCGATGGCGCGCTCCAGCCTGCGCTCGCACCGTTCCTGTTCGCCGACACCAACAATGACGGCAGCGCAGAGATCAACCCCCAGCCGATGTGGGGCTTTACCGACCGCACTGAACAGGCTGCGGGCGAGGTCGAGCATCGGCGGCGCACGGCGATGGACGGTGTCGGCACAGGGCGACGCTTTGCCAATGCGGGCGGCGCGCTGGCGGGAGCCATGCGGGAACTGGGCCTATGGGAAGGCCGGATCGCCATCGACCATGAGGTGATCGCGGCGGTATGCGAACGGCATGGCCGTCCGGGCAGCCATGGCCCGGCCGACACGATCCTGCGCGAAATCCGCATCATCAAGTCGCCGCTGGAAATCGCGCTGATGCGCCGCGCGGCGCAGGCCAATGCCGATGCGGTGGACGCAGTGATGGCCAGCGTGCGCGCGGGCGCAGGCTATGGCGAGTTGCGTCGCCAGTTTGCGATCGAGAGCGCGCGGCGGGACAATCAGGCGGTCTTCATGACGGTGGACCGAGTATCTACCGAACTGATCGACAGCGACTATATTCGCGACGGGCAGACGCTGTTCCTGGATGGCGTGGGGCATTTCCAGCATTATCATGGCGACTATGCGCGCACCGTCTTCGTCGGCGAACCGCTAGCCAGCGCACGCCGTGCGGCGGATGCGGTGCGGACCGGATGGAACGCCATCCGCGAACAGTTGAAGCCGGGGCTGCGCTATTCGCAAATCGTGGCGATCGGTGCGGACGCGGTGCGCAAGGCTGGGTTCGATCACCTCGTCGGCTTCGGCCCGCATAGCGTGGGCCTGATGCATTCGGACGAACCCTCGCTCGATGGCGGCGGCTTCTACCGCAAGGACGACCTGGTGCTCCAGCCCAATATGATATTGAGCGTGGATTGCCCGGTGGTCGAAACGGGACTGGGCGGATCGGCCCATGTCGAAGACCTGATGCTCATCACCGCCGATGGTGCCGAACCGATCCACAGCATTTCCGACCATCTGGTCACAGTCTGA
- a CDS encoding TonB-dependent receptor encodes MNKTGKQLVIGATMCSTLAIMCAVTPLHAQVAADAPEAGEIVVTARKRSEDVLKTPVAVSVVTSEDIANKGITSVAELAANTPGMNINNNSSGRADRSFQQIIIRGFTPSTSLSTTVSTFIDGAPVSSPTALTSITDPARIEVLKGPQSAYFGRNTFAGAVNVVNKEPTGEWHGSLLAMGGTRNNYRFHADLEGPIFGDALTFRVGGDKFSKSGSYKNKYDGSNYGPVRTNTLGDQSSKSVNGLLVAKPVDGLTIKAFGLYSEDNDGPAAQGLISAIGYSAGGKAITTNQSNCTLNAVQSGTVGSAGASIRVQRPYICGVAPKLSALAPSQNTELTPNIAQWLAKSTGRIVDAKDGTQDFGLFRKYYHAHLAIDYEIGDTGLTASSITSMNRELYSTFVDLDNMGSDTIPFPTATAAQQAAAAANIAAGVTFWNFPYLVERKNSDFSQEGRLTFDNGGPLRATLGASYLNNWVTADLGGNTGDLTNLVASTSGKTQSRTKGAFFALSYKFFDALTINAEGRYQIDKLYAYAQPTGVEIKNPAIATPGFYAYGDTLITATYKNFLPRIIGQYDIDRNTMVYASWSKGVNPGAFNTGFLTAPASTVALAIEAGIGITVRPEKVTNYEIGLKGKLLDGRIRYALDGYFAQWRDQINTIALAVQDPVTGQPQLIQGTANTGNVDMKGIEFEGSFAVNDLITINGAGSLNDSKIKEYVSPTVSQLSGLFDYNGKQMPNTSKWSASAGIQFGGDIRGQDASSWFARADYVYKSGVYSNAANIVRTPKFYNVNARVGVTINQLSLQAFVNNVFNNDAYTSIADNYQFTPNFAYTSTHSAIVVGLREKRTAGVQAKLSF; translated from the coding sequence ATGAATAAGACGGGGAAGCAGTTGGTCATCGGGGCGACGATGTGTTCGACCTTGGCCATTATGTGCGCGGTAACACCGCTGCACGCGCAGGTGGCCGCCGATGCCCCCGAAGCCGGCGAAATCGTCGTCACCGCCCGCAAGCGTTCCGAAGACGTCCTCAAGACGCCGGTCGCCGTGTCGGTCGTGACGAGCGAAGACATCGCTAACAAGGGCATTACTTCGGTTGCCGAGCTTGCAGCGAACACGCCCGGCATGAACATCAACAACAACAGCTCGGGCCGCGCCGATCGCTCCTTCCAGCAGATCATCATCCGTGGCTTCACCCCTTCGACATCGCTGTCGACCACCGTCTCCACCTTCATTGACGGCGCCCCGGTTTCCTCGCCGACCGCCCTCACCTCGATCACCGATCCAGCCCGGATCGAAGTGCTCAAGGGTCCGCAGAGCGCCTATTTCGGTCGTAATACCTTCGCTGGCGCTGTAAACGTCGTGAACAAGGAGCCGACCGGTGAATGGCATGGCTCGCTGCTCGCCATGGGTGGCACGCGCAACAATTATCGTTTCCATGCCGACCTTGAAGGTCCAATCTTCGGCGATGCCCTGACCTTCCGCGTTGGTGGCGACAAATTCTCCAAGAGCGGTTCGTACAAAAACAAATATGACGGCAGCAATTACGGCCCGGTAAGAACCAACACACTGGGCGATCAGTCGAGCAAGAGCGTCAACGGCCTGCTCGTCGCCAAGCCAGTGGACGGTCTGACAATCAAGGCGTTCGGCCTATACTCGGAAGATAATGACGGTCCGGCGGCGCAGGGTTTGATTTCTGCCATTGGTTACAGCGCCGGCGGCAAGGCCATCACGACCAACCAGTCAAACTGCACGCTAAATGCCGTACAGTCCGGCACTGTTGGATCCGCCGGTGCCAGCATCCGGGTTCAGCGCCCCTATATTTGCGGCGTGGCACCCAAGCTGAGCGCATTGGCGCCTTCGCAGAACACCGAACTAACGCCGAACATCGCCCAATGGCTGGCAAAATCAACCGGGCGCATTGTCGATGCGAAGGACGGCACACAGGACTTTGGTCTGTTCCGTAAATATTATCATGCCCATTTGGCGATCGACTATGAAATTGGCGACACGGGACTGACGGCGTCTTCGATCACGTCCATGAACCGCGAACTCTATAGCACGTTCGTAGACCTGGATAATATGGGTTCGGATACCATTCCTTTCCCGACAGCCACTGCTGCGCAACAGGCCGCCGCAGCTGCAAATATTGCAGCTGGCGTGACGTTCTGGAATTTCCCTTACCTGGTCGAACGCAAGAACAGCGACTTTTCGCAGGAAGGCCGTTTGACCTTCGACAATGGTGGCCCGTTGCGGGCAACCCTCGGCGCAAGCTATTTGAATAACTGGGTCACCGCTGACCTGGGCGGCAATACGGGTGATCTGACCAACCTCGTGGCCTCTACGTCAGGTAAAACACAATCGCGCACGAAGGGTGCCTTCTTCGCCCTGTCGTACAAGTTCTTCGATGCGCTGACGATCAATGCTGAAGGTCGTTATCAGATCGATAAGCTATATGCCTATGCCCAGCCGACCGGCGTTGAAATCAAAAATCCAGCGATCGCAACACCGGGCTTTTATGCCTATGGCGACACGCTGATCACAGCAACGTACAAGAACTTCCTGCCGCGTATCATTGGTCAATATGATATCGATCGCAACACGATGGTCTATGCATCCTGGTCAAAGGGTGTGAACCCGGGCGCATTCAACACCGGTTTCCTGACGGCTCCGGCCTCCACCGTCGCTCTGGCGATTGAAGCGGGCATCGGCATCACCGTGCGCCCTGAGAAGGTCACAAACTATGAAATCGGCTTGAAGGGAAAGCTGCTCGACGGTCGCATCCGTTACGCCCTCGACGGTTATTTCGCGCAATGGCGGGATCAGATCAACACGATCGCTCTTGCGGTCCAGGATCCGGTTACCGGTCAACCGCAGCTTATCCAGGGTACGGCCAACACTGGCAATGTTGACATGAAGGGTATCGAGTTCGAAGGCAGCTTTGCCGTCAACGACCTCATCACCATCAACGGCGCTGGATCTTTGAACGATTCCAAGATCAAGGAATATGTGTCGCCCACCGTTAGTCAGCTGTCCGGGCTGTTCGACTATAATGGCAAGCAAATGCCCAATACGTCCAAATGGTCGGCCAGCGCGGGCATCCAGTTCGGCGGTGACATTCGCGGTCAGGACGCATCGAGTTGGTTCGCCCGTGCGGACTATGTTTACAAGTCCGGGGTATATTCGAACGCCGCCAACATTGTACGGACGCCCAAATTCTACAATGTGAATGCCCGTGTGGGCGTGACCATCAATCAGCTATCATTGCAGGCGTTCGTCAACAACGTCTTCAACAACGACGCTTACACGTCGATTGCCGACAATTATCAGTTCACGCCGAACTTCGCCTATACCAGCACGCATTCGGCGATCGTCGTCGGCCTGCGTGAAAAGCGGACGGCAGGCGTACAGGCCAAGCTGTCCTTCTAA
- a CDS encoding class I SAM-dependent methyltransferase, which produces MNAPAPHPMIPEPSHDEMAEQLFVRDLKLFVMGDLEPVQRTMAMQVADAVDVRATNDPVGNLRSEMMERASFRQWLGLRRESQRLLWDVVGDSLDRRADELADRAAIAQPKGSVRTNPDFRAPGYLVDGDVHLMPGGYEADPGEGSVAQGALMDRGGAIYMLGRNGGYLNDFRGQTAMAHVLTCYPDLNPQKIVELGCGVGSSTAPAAVCFPDAEVHGVDVGASMLRYAHARAERLGVAVHFSQQNAESTDFPDGSFDLVYTCAVLHETSQSAVINILKESRRLLRPGGVAVHLEVPLLMTIGSLWDELSAELEADYNNEPYWRGALTADYDALMRGAGFADVRTGYQRASMGAARDANLHFGPDSEGVFRSWFVASGRA; this is translated from the coding sequence ATGAACGCACCAGCCCCCCATCCGATGATCCCCGAACCCTCGCACGACGAAATGGCCGAACAGCTGTTCGTGCGCGACCTCAAACTATTCGTCATGGGCGATCTTGAACCGGTCCAGCGCACGATGGCGATGCAAGTGGCCGACGCCGTCGATGTGCGCGCCACCAACGATCCGGTCGGCAATCTGCGTAGCGAAATGATGGAGCGCGCGTCCTTCCGCCAATGGCTAGGGCTGCGCCGCGAATCGCAGCGGCTATTGTGGGACGTGGTCGGCGACAGCCTGGATCGCCGCGCGGACGAACTGGCCGATCGCGCCGCTATCGCCCAGCCCAAAGGCTCCGTCCGCACCAACCCCGATTTCCGCGCGCCCGGCTATCTGGTCGATGGCGACGTCCACCTGATGCCCGGGGGGTATGAAGCCGACCCCGGCGAAGGATCGGTCGCGCAGGGCGCGCTGATGGACCGCGGCGGCGCGATCTACATGCTGGGTCGCAACGGCGGTTATCTCAACGATTTTCGCGGCCAGACTGCGATGGCGCACGTCCTCACCTGTTATCCCGACCTCAACCCGCAAAAGATCGTGGAACTGGGCTGCGGCGTCGGGTCCAGCACCGCGCCGGCGGCCGTCTGCTTCCCGGACGCTGAAGTGCATGGCGTGGACGTGGGCGCTTCGATGCTGCGCTATGCCCATGCCCGCGCCGAACGGCTGGGCGTTGCCGTCCATTTCTCGCAGCAGAATGCGGAAAGCACGGACTTTCCCGATGGCAGCTTCGATCTCGTCTATACCTGCGCCGTCCTGCACGAAACGTCGCAGTCGGCGGTTATCAATATCCTCAAGGAAAGCCGCCGGCTGCTGCGGCCCGGCGGGGTCGCGGTCCATCTGGAAGTACCGTTGCTGATGACCATCGGATCGCTGTGGGACGAACTGTCCGCCGAGCTGGAGGCGGACTATAATAACGAACCCTATTGGCGTGGCGCGCTGACCGCCGACTATGATGCGCTGATGCGGGGCGCGGGCTTTGCGGATGTGCGCACCGGCTACCAGCGCGCATCGATGGGTGCGGCCCGTGACGCGAACCTACATTTCGGCCCGGACAGCGAAGGCGTCTTCCGCAGCTGGTTCGTGGCGTCCGGCCGGGCGTAG
- a CDS encoding alpha/beta hydrolase, giving the protein MTYPVDRAFIRIAEGQVHLHAIEAPEADRPPVLLLHASPASSRFMVPLMQALADGHRSVIAPDTLGNGNSPAPVGEAPDIAYFADSMVRLADAMGIDRFDVYGSHTGARIACELAAAHPDRVRRTVFDGITEYDADVRQRILDNYAPTVVPDDYGQHLVWAFNFVRDQALYFPYFDRRAENRLPGDIPPAHILNDVVIDVLKALDTYHKPYLAAFRYPAFERMKAIAGPVLLLRAAKELAVLNIAITTALDSLPDGRSVAVNSSPSAKAAAMLEFLDAAD; this is encoded by the coding sequence GTGACTTACCCCGTGGATAGAGCGTTCATACGCATTGCCGAGGGGCAGGTGCATCTACACGCTATTGAAGCACCGGAAGCCGATCGGCCGCCGGTTTTGCTGCTCCATGCGTCTCCCGCTTCGTCACGCTTCATGGTGCCATTGATGCAGGCGCTGGCCGATGGTCACCGCAGCGTGATCGCGCCTGACACGCTGGGCAATGGCAACTCGCCAGCGCCTGTGGGGGAAGCGCCCGACATCGCCTATTTCGCCGACAGCATGGTCCGCCTGGCCGACGCGATGGGGATCGACCGGTTCGACGTCTATGGCAGCCATACCGGCGCGCGCATCGCCTGCGAACTCGCCGCCGCCCATCCCGATCGCGTGCGCCGCACCGTGTTCGACGGCATCACTGAATATGATGCGGACGTGCGCCAGCGCATCCTGGACAATTATGCGCCCACGGTCGTACCCGACGATTATGGCCAGCATCTGGTCTGGGCGTTCAATTTCGTGCGCGATCAGGCGCTCTATTTCCCCTATTTTGACCGGCGCGCCGAAAACCGCTTGCCGGGCGACATTCCTCCCGCCCATATTCTTAACGATGTGGTGATCGATGTGCTCAAGGCGCTCGACACCTATCACAAGCCTTATCTCGCCGCCTTCCGCTATCCCGCGTTCGAACGGATGAAGGCGATCGCGGGACCGGTGCTGCTGCTGCGCGCGGCCAAGGAACTGGCTGTGCTGAACATAGCGATCACCACGGCGCTCGACTCGCTGCCCGATGGCCGCAGCGTCGCCGTCAACTCCAGCCCGTCCGCCAAAGCGGCGGCGATGCTGGAATTTCTCGATGCGGCAGACTGA
- a CDS encoding beta-glucosidase family protein, with product MGALICAGAQAQDDKAAPDARAAKAVAQMTLDEKIAMLHGNFGSILRKTRPNEKRIGAGHVPGVARLGIPDLYESDGGLGVGNGGSLRPGDVATALPSALAIGASFDPAIAYAGGAMIGAEARAKGFNVLLAGGVNLTRDAWGGRNFEYFGEDVLLSGVMGGESIRGIQSNGIIATAKHFALNSQESGRYVLDAKISEGALRESDLLAFQIAIERGQPGSVMCAYNKVNGDWACENAFLLTDVLRRDWHYPGFVMSDWGGVHSTVKAANAGLDQQSGQELDKAVYFGPALKAAVEKGEVAQSTIDTKVHRILRTMYASGIVDHPAPDTPQQIDYAAHEAVAQSSAEAGIVLLKNERGVLPLAASAKKIVVIGGHADIGVLSGGGSSQVQAVSGSPLRIPIPNGPKNLSFIKTTYQGNAPLAAIRARGADVTYLDGRDVAAATAAARDADVVLVFAEQWRTEALDIETLALPGDQDALIDAVAAANPRTAVVLQTGGAVLMPWLDKVAAVVEAWYPGDRGGEAIARVLFGEIDASGRLPLSFPAHNRQQPRAEIPGLGNVKAAMIAEANKPPTQGATTIDISGGVEGFPVDYVEGADVGYRWFERTGEKPLFPFGHGLSYTRFAYSALKVFGGAKPILTFTIRNVGQRAGTDVPQAYAAVAGADGKMIRRLVGFQRVALKPGESKSVSLTVDPRLIARFDTAKRIWQVQGCDMTFAIGTDAETMVLTGHGRIAASRLRP from the coding sequence ATGGGCGCGCTCATCTGTGCGGGTGCGCAGGCGCAGGACGATAAAGCTGCGCCGGACGCGCGCGCGGCCAAGGCCGTCGCGCAGATGACGCTGGATGAAAAGATCGCGATGCTGCACGGCAATTTCGGATCGATCCTGCGCAAGACGCGCCCGAACGAAAAGCGCATCGGCGCGGGCCATGTCCCCGGCGTAGCGCGCCTTGGCATCCCGGACCTGTATGAAAGCGATGGTGGCTTGGGCGTCGGCAATGGCGGTTCGCTGCGGCCGGGCGACGTCGCTACTGCGCTACCGTCCGCGCTCGCGATCGGGGCGAGCTTCGACCCCGCCATCGCCTATGCGGGCGGCGCTATGATCGGCGCGGAAGCGCGGGCCAAGGGCTTTAACGTCCTGCTGGCCGGCGGCGTCAATCTGACGCGCGACGCATGGGGCGGGCGCAATTTCGAATATTTCGGCGAAGACGTGCTGCTGAGCGGCGTTATGGGCGGCGAAAGCATTCGGGGCATTCAGTCCAACGGGATTATCGCCACAGCCAAGCATTTCGCGCTCAATTCGCAGGAAAGCGGCCGTTATGTGTTGGACGCAAAGATCAGCGAAGGCGCACTGCGCGAAAGCGATCTGCTGGCGTTCCAGATTGCGATCGAACGCGGTCAGCCCGGGTCGGTCATGTGCGCCTATAACAAGGTCAATGGCGACTGGGCCTGCGAAAATGCCTTTCTGCTGACAGACGTATTGCGTCGCGATTGGCATTATCCCGGTTTCGTCATGTCGGATTGGGGCGGGGTCCATTCAACAGTCAAGGCGGCCAACGCGGGACTCGACCAACAATCGGGACAGGAACTGGACAAGGCGGTCTATTTCGGTCCGGCGTTGAAAGCCGCGGTGGAGAAGGGCGAAGTCGCGCAATCCACGATCGATACGAAGGTGCACCGCATACTGCGGACCATGTACGCCAGTGGTATCGTCGATCATCCGGCACCAGATACCCCCCAGCAGATCGACTATGCCGCGCATGAGGCCGTTGCGCAGAGCTCCGCCGAAGCGGGGATCGTTCTGCTGAAGAATGAACGCGGCGTGCTGCCGTTGGCGGCCAGTGCAAAGAAGATCGTGGTGATCGGCGGTCATGCCGATATTGGCGTGCTGTCGGGTGGCGGATCGTCGCAGGTGCAGGCGGTCAGCGGATCGCCCCTGCGCATTCCGATCCCGAACGGGCCGAAAAATCTGAGCTTCATCAAGACCACCTATCAAGGGAACGCCCCGCTTGCGGCCATCCGCGCGCGTGGCGCCGATGTCACCTATCTTGACGGCAGGGACGTGGCGGCCGCAACCGCAGCGGCGCGAGACGCGGATGTCGTGCTTGTGTTCGCCGAACAGTGGCGGACCGAAGCATTGGATATCGAGACGCTGGCGCTGCCAGGCGACCAGGATGCGCTGATCGATGCGGTCGCCGCCGCCAATCCGCGCACTGCCGTCGTGTTACAAACCGGTGGCGCGGTACTGATGCCCTGGCTGGACAAGGTCGCGGCCGTGGTCGAGGCTTGGTATCCGGGCGACCGCGGTGGTGAAGCCATCGCGCGCGTTCTCTTCGGCGAAATCGATGCATCCGGCCGCCTGCCGCTCAGCTTTCCTGCTCACAACCGCCAGCAACCGCGAGCCGAGATTCCAGGGCTGGGGAATGTGAAGGCGGCGATGATCGCCGAAGCCAACAAGCCACCGACGCAGGGCGCCACGACGATCGATATCAGCGGCGGTGTTGAAGGCTTCCCCGTCGATTATGTGGAAGGCGCGGACGTCGGCTATCGTTGGTTTGAACGGACGGGGGAAAAGCCGCTCTTTCCGTTCGGCCATGGCCTCTCCTACACCCGTTTCGCATACTCGGCGCTCAAAGTGTTTGGCGGCGCAAAGCCGATATTGACCTTCACCATCCGCAATGTCGGCCAGCGAGCAGGTACGGATGTGCCGCAGGCTTATGCCGCTGTGGCTGGCGCCGATGGAAAGATGATCCGTCGCCTAGTCGGCTTTCAACGTGTTGCGCTGAAACCGGGAGAAAGCAAAAGCGTCAGCCTGACCGTCGATCCGCGCCTGATTGCGCGGTTTGATACGGCGAAGCGCATCTGGCAGGTGCAGGGCTGCGACATGACGTTCGCTATCGGCACCGATGCGGAGACGATGGTGCTGACGGGGCATGGCCGTATTGCCGCAAGCCGTTTGCGGCCCTGA
- a CDS encoding NtaA/DmoA family FMN-dependent monooxygenase (This protein belongs to a clade of FMN-dependent monooxygenases, within a broader family of flavin-dependent oxidoreductases, the luciferase-like monooxygenase (LMM) family, some of whose members use coenzyme F420 rather than FMN.), giving the protein MQGIGFYPGGWRHKLAQPRSVFDRSYYEEVAELAERGRFDAIVFGDQLQGRDAAGRTPERLAIPTLDPFTLLSAMGAVTHKVGLVATVSTTYNAPIGVAERFASLDLASGGRAGWNIVTTAHPNSAPNFGESELMEKGLRYQRAEEFVNVATQLWDAVDDPARPGIAHKGQWFDVEGRLDTPYVPQGRPVLVQAGQSGDGRDFAARTAEAIFCPAATLEAGQAFRTDIRDRVARAGRDPDGVKIMPGLAFILADSEEGAIAKERELLEMADDGLCIEYLSESIGYDLTRHDATDLIPIDTIVAECEFPAEDIRRMLTPGVERGQSIADYCRGYARQPRGHAIFVGTPEQMAARMGHWIKEGGCDGFTLQPGFMPEELKLFVDHVVPLLQDQNLLRRDYEGATLRSHLGLSSRR; this is encoded by the coding sequence TTGCAGGGCATCGGATTTTATCCCGGCGGCTGGCGGCACAAGCTGGCGCAACCGCGATCGGTGTTCGACCGGTCCTATTATGAAGAGGTGGCTGAGCTGGCCGAGCGAGGTCGGTTCGACGCGATCGTCTTTGGCGACCAGTTGCAGGGGCGCGATGCCGCCGGACGCACGCCAGAACGGCTGGCGATCCCGACGCTCGATCCCTTCACGCTGCTCTCGGCCATGGGCGCGGTGACGCACAAGGTCGGCCTCGTCGCCACCGTGTCCACCACCTATAATGCGCCCATCGGCGTCGCCGAGCGCTTCGCCAGCCTGGATCTGGCAAGCGGTGGCCGGGCAGGCTGGAACATCGTAACCACCGCCCATCCCAATTCCGCGCCCAATTTCGGCGAGAGTGAATTGATGGAAAAAGGCCTGCGCTATCAGCGGGCCGAAGAGTTTGTGAACGTCGCGACTCAGTTGTGGGACGCGGTGGACGATCCGGCGCGGCCAGGCATTGCGCACAAAGGGCAATGGTTCGATGTCGAAGGGCGGCTCGACACCCCCTATGTGCCGCAGGGGCGACCTGTGCTGGTGCAGGCGGGCCAGTCGGGCGACGGGCGCGATTTTGCCGCAAGGACGGCAGAGGCGATCTTCTGCCCGGCAGCGACGCTGGAGGCTGGTCAGGCGTTTCGGACCGACATTCGCGATCGCGTGGCGCGCGCCGGGCGCGATCCCGATGGGGTCAAGATCATGCCCGGCCTCGCCTTTATATTGGCGGATTCGGAAGAGGGCGCGATCGCCAAGGAGCGCGAACTGCTGGAGATGGCGGACGATGGCCTGTGCATCGAATATCTGAGCGAATCGATCGGCTATGACCTCACTCGCCACGATGCGACAGACCTGATCCCGATCGATACGATCGTGGCGGAATGCGAATTTCCGGCCGAAGATATTCGCCGGATGCTGACGCCGGGCGTCGAGCGCGGCCAGTCGATTGCCGACTATTGCCGCGGCTATGCTCGGCAACCGCGCGGTCACGCGATCTTCGTGGGCACGCCTGAACAGATGGCGGCCCGGATGGGCCATTGGATCAAAGAAGGCGGCTGCGACGGCTTTACGCTGCAGCCCGGCTTCATGCCTGAAGAGCTGAAACTGTTCGTGGATCATGTCGTGCCGTTGCTGCAGGATCAAAACCTGCTGCGGCGCGATTATGAAGGCGCGACTCTGCGCAGCCATCTGGGTCTGTCGAGCCGCCGATAG
- a CDS encoding MFS transporter, with translation MEATTAAIVDDYRPARAWWAVALLFAASILSVIDRGILAIVVDAVKADIGLTDVQISLLQGLAFGLFYAVVGVWLGFVADRLSRRNLVAAGIALWSIATAASGFTHSFGALFLCRILVGLGEAALAPAAISLIADLFPPAKRGKAIGVYLMGQSVATGLSFLIAGVLLKHAGAGGFAGVPVLDGLAPWRVMFLMCGMAGVIVVIACLTVREPPRKGTAVATDVGQFRAVARYFNAQRLSLFSLYGGFALFFLGSYAAFGWQVVMLSRRFGVDAASVAVMLSPVSLAFGIAGPLVGGALVDAAVKRSGTRGILALLRFAPLLGLLFCLAVALPSLWACVLLVGTLGGAAAIMGTMTLAWLQATMPADMRGVAVSATGLVNTVIGAAIGPLLVALLTDRVFADPAMVGPAIVYVAVPAFIASALLYIVCHRVTR, from the coding sequence ATGGAGGCGACGACCGCCGCAATCGTGGACGACTATCGCCCGGCGCGCGCCTGGTGGGCCGTCGCCCTGTTGTTCGCCGCCTCCATATTGTCGGTCATCGACCGGGGCATATTGGCGATCGTCGTGGATGCGGTGAAGGCCGATATCGGCCTGACCGACGTGCAGATCAGCCTGTTGCAGGGTTTGGCGTTCGGCCTCTTCTATGCGGTGGTCGGCGTGTGGCTGGGCTTCGTCGCCGATCGCCTTTCGCGCCGCAATCTGGTCGCGGCGGGCATCGCGCTATGGAGCATCGCCACGGCGGCAAGCGGGTTCACCCATAGTTTCGGCGCGCTGTTCCTGTGCCGCATCCTGGTGGGACTGGGCGAAGCGGCGCTGGCGCCTGCCGCCATATCGCTGATCGCGGATCTGTTTCCGCCAGCCAAGCGGGGCAAGGCGATCGGCGTCTATCTGATGGGCCAGTCGGTCGCGACCGGTCTGTCCTTCCTTATCGCGGGCGTCCTACTGAAACATGCGGGTGCGGGCGGCTTTGCCGGGGTGCCGGTGCTGGATGGCCTCGCCCCATGGCGCGTCATGTTCCTGATGTGCGGCATGGCAGGCGTGATCGTCGTGATCGCCTGCCTGACCGTGCGCGAACCGCCCCGCAAAGGCACGGCGGTAGCGACCGATGTCGGCCAGTTCCGCGCCGTCGCCCGCTATTTCAATGCGCAGCGGCTGTCCCTCTTCTCCCTCTATGGCGGTTTCGCGCTGTTCTTCCTTGGCTCCTATGCCGCATTCGGTTGGCAGGTTGTCATGCTGTCGCGGCGGTTCGGGGTGGATGCCGCCAGCGTCGCGGTGATGCTCAGCCCCGTGTCGCTGGCGTTCGGCATTGCCGGGCCGCTGGTGGGCGGAGCGCTGGTCGATGCGGCGGTCAAGCGATCGGGCACACGGGGCATATTGGCGCTGCTGCGATTCGCGCCTTTGCTCGGGCTACTCTTCTGCCTGGCTGTGGCCCTGCCCTCTTTATGGGCTTGCGTGTTGCTCGTGGGAACGCTGGGCGGGGCGGCAGCGATCATGGGGACGATGACGCTGGCCTGGCTTCAGGCGACGATGCCAGCCGACATGCGCGGTGTTGCGGTGTCGGCCACCGGGCTGGTCAACACTGTCATCGGGGCGGCGATCGGGCCGCTGCTGGTCGCCCTGCTGACCGACCGCGTGTTCGCCGATCCGGCTATGGTCGGTCCGGCGATCGTCTATGTCGCGGTGCCGGCCTTCATTGCATCGGCGCTGCTTTATATCGTTTGCCATCGCGTCACGCGCTGA